GTCGCCAAGGGCCAGCCGCTCGCCATCCTCGAAGCCATGAAGATGGAGCACACCCTGTCCGCACCCGCCGCCGCCACAGTCGAGGCTATCGCGGTGGCGCTCGGCGACCAGGTCGGCGAAGGCACCATCGTCGTGCGCTTCGCGGCGCCGGAACAAGTGTAGCGCTGCTGTCGTGGCCCGCTAAAACCTTCCTTTTGAAGTAGCGGCTTGGACGGTTGCGGCTTCGGACCGCCCGCCTCCGCGAAGGCCGCGTGCTGGAGGTTGCCCAAGGCGCGCGCCTGGCGCTTCGGCACAATCTCGGCCTCGGCGGCGCATGCGTCGTGACGCTCTACCCAGAGCAACCGAACGCGGGGCAACGCGGTCGGACGGGTCTCGCTCGTCAGGATGCCGCGCCTTTCTAGAGCTTCACCATCATTTTTCCCGTGTTCACGCCGTTCAGCAGCGCGATCAGCGCGGCGCTCGCATTCTCGATGCCATCCATGATCGTTTCCCGATACTCCACCTTCTCCGCCTTGATCCAGGCGGTCATCTCTTCCAGGAATTTCGGATGAAGGTCGTCGAAGTCGGTGGTGACGAAGCCGCGGATGTTGATCCGATTGTAGATGATGGAAGACAGATTGCGCACCCCGATCGGATCGTCGTTATAGGTCGAGATCATGCCGCACACGGCGACGCGGCCGAGGCTGTTCATGCACGCCAATGCGGCTTCGAGGTGCTCGCCGCCGACATTGTCGAAATAGACGTCGATGCCTTTGGGGGCCGCTTCCCGCAGGGCCTCCGCGATCGGTCGGCGCTTGTAATTGATCACGCCGTTCAGTCCGAGAGATTTGAGCCAGTTCGCCTTGTTGTCGCTGCCGGTGCTGCCGATCACCGTGGCGCCCTTCAGTCTGGCAACCTGCACCGCGATGGAGCCGACCGCGCCGGCCGCGGTCGAGACGAAAACCGTCTCGCCGGCCTGCATTTTCGCGATGGCCAGAAGCCCGCCATAGGCGACGAAACCGGTCCCGCCCAGGACGTGCAGATAGACGGTCAGCGGCAGCGCGGGATCGGGCGAAAGCTTGCCGAGATACCGCCCGTCGGCGACGAAATGCTCGCGGTAGCCGAAGGCGGAGCGCACGATGTCGCCCTCGCGGAAATCGGCGTGGCGCGATTGCGTCACCCGCCCGAGCGCAAATCCCATCACCGTCGTGTTCAGCGCGTGGCCGTGGGAGAGGCGCGGCCGCGTCGCCGGATCGATGCTGAGATAGACATTCTCGACCGCGACCTCGCCGTCCCGCGGTTCCGGCAGAACGGTCTCGACAAGCTTGAAGCCGTCCTCTTCCAGCGCACCCTTCGGCGTTCGCACCAGATGGAGTTCTCTCGTTGCCGTCATGGAATTCCTCCTCAAGGGAGGCCTGCCGTCAGGGGCAGGCCGACATAGTTCTCCGCCAGGGTCGTCCGGGCGGCTTCGGATTCCAGGATATAGGCCAGTTCGGCCCGCTGCATGCGCTGCCCGAACCCGTCCGTGCCGGGAAAGTCATGAGTCAAGGACGTGAACCACCAGCTGAACCGTTCCGCCTTCCAGACGCGCGCCGGCGCGCGGCGGGAATAGCCGTCGAGCGCCGCAGCGCGTCCGGCATAGAATTCGATCAACGCCTCGCCCAGAAAAATGGAATCCGTGACGGCGAGATTGAGGCCTTTCGCCCCGGTCGGCGGCACGATATGCGCGGCGTCGCCGAGCAGAAACAGCCGGCCATGCCGCATCGGCCCGATCATGACGCTGCGAAGCGGCGCGATCCATTCTGGGCGTTGATCGCGACACGAAGGTCAGCTTCATGCGCGTCGGCGCCATCAATGCCGTCATTCGCGGTGCCACGATCGTTGCTGAAATCGCGGCGGCGGAGGCGCGGGACACCGGCGGCCTGGCGGCGGGCAGGATGGATTTCGAGGAATGTGTGGCGTGCGCCGTCCTTTATTTCGAGACGATGGACGTGCTTGCCGCGATGTATGGCGACCGTGTCGATCCGGAGCTCGAGATCAGCCCGACCGGCGACGTGCGTTACGACCACGCGTTCGAACGGCGGGCGCTGGTGCCCAAGGGCGAACGGCGTTACGTGCGGGAACGCGACGATACGGCCGAAGACTATGCCATGCGCTTTGCGAAACAGGAAAGCGCGGGACAGACGAGCGCCGACTTCACTCACGCCTTTTGAGCGCATAGACGAACTGATTCTCGCAATAGGCGCCCGTCACTGATGTGATCTTGACCAGCAACAGCGGGATTGCGCGTGAACCCTTTGAGATGTCCGGCTTGCGTGTGATGGCGCCGATTATCGAGATCGAGGGCACCCTTGATGCCCAGGCCCTTCATCGCCGCGCCAATGCCGGCGAGCGTCGCAGTGTAATCGTTACCTCGTGCCACGACGGCGAAGCCGGGTTTCTTGAACAGGACGAAGCGCACATTCTTGGCGAGCGAAAGCGGCGCGGGCTGCACGATGCACGTCGAATGGAGCGGAAAGATGATAAAGCCGGGCGAGACCGACGCATTGGAACGCCGTTCGAGAACCTCCAGTCCGTAGTGTCGTCGCGGACCGCTCCGAGTACCAGCATGTCCAGAAGCGATACGCCGAAAATACGTCCTTGCGCCAAAGGTGACGCGCCAGTGCGGCGCGCAAATTTATCAGGTGGTGTTCGATGCCCCGTTTATCCTTGGGATCGAGCGATGTCTCGTCGACCGCAAAATCCTCGATCGACTCGAACCCCTTCAACATATTGTGTTTGTTCTCGAGGTATGTCTGGGCCGCCAGCGCCACATTGGACGCATGCCGGTCCGATTTCAGGTTCGTTTTGGCCATGCGATTGGACCGCGTGAAAGCGCCGGAGTCGGCGTATCCGCCCGGTCTGAACTCAATGGCTTCGAGTGCGAGTCATCCGCCGATTCTCGCCGTGAACAAATGCCGATTTCCCGCCTCGGATTTTTCCACGGATTTCGGTGCCGAAGTCTGCTTTTGTACGCCGTTCGGTGCCGAATAGAACAAACGGCCGATTTCAAAAGTCCGCGGGAACCCTGGAAATAATGGTGGGCGCGGCAGGGATTGAACCTGCGACCTATCCCGTGTGAAGGGAAGTAATAGCTATTATAGCTCAACGTGTTAACTCAAATTAACGGCCTTTTCCACGATTTTTCCACGGCCTGATGGATCGGGACGAACGCCATCCCGTGCGTGCTCGCTATCAATCGTAGGATGGCGCGGTTTTGATAAGATCAGCAGAGGATGGGGTTTCTGCTCGCATCGAGACGGTGCTGAAGATCGCGGCCGCTCGCGCCCGGTACGCGCACGTCGAGGATCAGGCCCCCCGGCGGATCCGTCGTGCCGGAGGTTCATCAGTTCCTCGGCGAGGCGAAGCCGAGCGGTTAGAGCCCCGCCGACAGGATGAGCTCCGAAGGGATTGACGATGATAACGAGCGGCGAAGTTATTTGCGTCAACTCGGATCGCCTGCCGTCCGCGGTTCGCTCTCGGTAGAGCCGCTGATGCGGGTGACGACACCGACGCGGTCGGTCAGGCGTAGTCGATTCGACGACCTGCAAGCTGGATGATTTTCGGCCGCAGATCGGAAAGTATAGTAATGGCGCGGACCTCCTCGCCGCGGAGCCGCCACGTCAGGGCGCTCATGAGTTGGAGCACCAAGGCGAAAGGCTCGTCGCCGTTCGTCGGAGCCTGGAGCCGCCACCAATCGCCCGCCTCTGCATACATCTTGTTGCGCAGGAAGAGCATGCCTTTGCGTAGGATGGATTGTTCTTCGACGCTCAGCCAGCCGATCTTGAGCAAGCGGTTGAGCTTGCCGCTTTCGTCGACCATATCGTTCGGGTCGAGAGAGAGTAACGCCTCGATCTGTTCCGGACTTGCGAAGGCCACAGCCTTGCTTTGGCCGAGTTGGGCCATATCGGGGAGCGCCGGCAGCGACAAGCCGGCGCTGGCATCGAGCTCGAGCGCGATCCTGTGACCGGCATCCGACTGCGCAAGTCGCCGGTCCATGATGAGCGAGTCGATATCCTGCACAAGCCGCGATTCAGCTGCATGCGCAAGCCTTCCGCGTTGGCGGTCGTGATCGTCACTGCTCATGCGTCTTCTCTCGAAAGCGAGCGACCACTTCCAGGTACGTTTCCGCGCTCAGGTCGCTGAGGCCGGATATGCTGTCGTGCACATCGGCGGCATCTCCGGAGCGCCAAGTCGGCTGACCTAGATTCGGCAAGCGGCCCATAAGGGCGCTGCGGAACGCCTTGGACCGGATGGTGGGCATCTTGCCGCCGTCCTGTTTGGCGGTGAGCTTCTTATCTTCGTCGGGCATGGTGCCGTCCTCCTAAATCATCGCAAGACTGCTGCTCAACTCGACAATGGCCGTGTGTTCGAGCGTCTTGATGGCGTCCATTGTCTGTTCGAGCGTCCGCAAATTGCCGCTGTATTCCTCTTTGAGATTGGCCAGGCGCTCGAAGCGCGCCATCTCGCCCCGCCGCAGAACGTCTTCCAGCAATCCGCTCAAATAACGCGCACGGTCGCGCAGGGCCGCGACTGTCGGCTCTTCGTGCTCATAGTCGGGCCTCGCACGCAGATCGATGAGCAGCGGTTCGAACTCCTGAAAGCGCCCGAGTTCGTTGACCAGCGCCCGCCGCGTCTCGGCGGCCAGCGTGGGGTCGCGCAGGAAGCGGGCGGACGCGGAACGAAACACGCCGAGCAGATCGCGTCGCCTTTCCTCCACGGCTTGATCCTGCATCAGGATCGCGCGTGCATGATGGCTGACCAAGCCCATGACGACCGCGGCCTCTATCCATTGGCGCGCGCGCGCGCGCATGTCGCGCTGCGTCCAATAGCAAAGGCCGCCCAAGGCCGCGAGCAGGTCTCGGTTGCGGGGATCGAGTTGAAGGCCGCGCAGCAGCGGATCGGCCATGCGTTCGAACGCCGTTTGAGACACTCTGCCAGGCTTTTCCGCCATAGCGCGGCCGAGCGCGAGGATGAAGAGTATGCCGCGATAGACATTGCGGGGAAATGCCAGGTCCGCATCCTCGACCGGAGAGAACACATCCTCGGCCGTATCGTAGTCGACCGGCGGCAAGCCTGAGGGCATATAGCGCTCGGCGAATTGTTCCGCTTCCGCAACGGCCGCCGCGGTATTGCCTTCGACCAGGGCCGCGCGCGTCGACAGGCCAATGCGCATCACCTCCAGCGCGGCTGACTGTTTTTCATCGAACCCCGGGAGCCGCGCGATATTGCTCAGGATGTCCAACGCCGCTCCGGCGGCTTTTCGCCTGACAGCCTTCGATAGGTCGCTCATGGCGATGTTCAGGCGCACCGGCAACACGGCATCTCTGAGAGAACCGAGCGCGATCACGCGGTCGAAGCAGATCTGCGCGGCTTCGACGTCGCCCCGCCCAAGGAGCCCCTCGGCCTTGTACAGCAGACAAACGCTTTCATTGTGGCTGAAGGGCAGCGACAAGCTCGCGAGCGCTTGCCTGCTTTTGTCGAAGCACTCGAGCGCTTCGTCGTACTTTCCTGCAAATCCGAGCGCCAGACCGAGCGTATACTGCGCCATCGCGTTCTTGGGCGCGGCAGAAACCACTTCGGTGAGATCGGCAACGACGCCATCCAGAAGCTTCTGGCGATAGTCGGCCGTCTCCCCTTCCGCCGGATAACTGTAAACCTGTAGCGCAGCATAGCTGCGCAGATAGAAGAATTCGAGCTGGTCGCTCTTTTCCAATTTCAGTTCCCGGATGTCCGCGGCCTTCACCAGGGCCGCGCGATAATCGGCGTCCCATACTTTTTGTGCCAGTTCGCCCAATCTGAGCTTTTGGGCCGCCCGGCCCGCGTCCCGGAACGGGCCGGGAAGCGAGATGACTCCGATCGACACCAGAAGTAGCGTCACATCGATGGCCAGGAGGAGGAACAGCGCGGTCAGCACGATGGCCTGGCGCTCGGGTGAAACCTCGACGAAGATTGCTTGAGACCCGTTGACCGGCTCGGGCAGTCGAGATGCGGCCTGAAGCCGTTCCTGATTGAGCTGAGCTTCCACTTCCGCGCGTTGCCGCTCGAGCTCGGCTTTGCGCGCATTCAGCCGCGCGATATTTTCCTCCGCCGGTGCGTTCCACCCGAATAGAGTGCCGACGGGCAGGCCTTTCGGCGTGGCGCCGGCGAAGAATATGACCAGTGTCGCGATGGCGAAGACCGCAATTGTCCCGAGCCTGCGCCCGGTCGCGCCTTCTTCCTCCGTGCCGCGTCTGAAGACGGCCACGGCAAAGACACCCGCTGCAGCCCATGCGATCCAAGCCAGGTAGATCATGGCGACGCCCTTTCAGATCCGATCACGCGAAAAGCCAGGCATCGTCCGGCCAAGGTACGGGGCGATCGATTTCGTCGTTGTCCGGAACGGCCAACCGGGACCTGGCGGCGCCCATTTCGACGACGATGGAATCCAGCCCGGCGCTTTCCGCCAAGCCGCGTAGCCCGCCAACCTGCGCTGCCATCGCTTCGGCCAGGGCTAGCGAGCGCGTGCGCGGCCACAGATCCATCGCCTGCTTGAGGCGGGTCCAGCCGTCTGCAACGTAATCGATGGAATGGCCCGCTCGAACGATGCCGACATGGGCGGCGACGTCGAGCATCAACGCAAAGCACTGTGCATAGCTGCCGCGATCGCCGCCGCGGTCGCCGGGAAGCGACTGGATCGCGCGCATGCACTCCCTGCAGTCCTTGGCGGTAAGCGTCCATTCGCCGCGTTCCAGATGGAGGCGCGCCAGCAAGAGCGCGCGGACCGCGCTGTTCCACGTGACGGCGCAAGGCGCGGCGAGGAATTGGCGCGCCGCGGCCGGCGCGTTCAGCCAACGCCCCATCGCATACGCGACGAACAGGCGCTCATTCTCCGGCAGAGCATGCGCGCCACGGTGGACAAGCTCCTCGATCATGGTGGCAAGCGCTTCAAGCCCTTCGGGTCCTTGTGCGAGCAGCGCATGCACGCGACCGGCCAGCGTCTCGGGCGGCCTCGGCGTTCCGGCCGTCGGCTTCGGCAGAGGCTCGGTCAAATCCTGTTCGGGCTGGCGTCCCCCCCGCAGCCTTTCGATGGTGCGCCATGGAACCTCCTCGGGCGGCGCGCTCTTCGCCATGGATTCCAGGATGGCAAGCGCGCGATCGGGACATCCTTCCATCTCCCAGCCGCCGGCCAGAAGCGGGGGGGATAGCTCGGCTTCCAAGCGCTGGAGAGCGGCGAGAGCCTGATTGGTCGTCCAGGAACGTCCATAAGGAGGGCTCACGCAACTGAGAACGAAATCGCCCAGGCGCTGTGCTGCTGCGGAGAGGCTGCGAGGTACGGCGGCAGCGGTCATGCTGCGGACTGCGCCGGTGCGGACCGACCGGTAGGACAGCTGGCGAAGCAGCAGCTTCATCGGCGCCAATCCAGCAGTGCTGTCGTCCGCGACCAGCGCGTGATGCAGCAGCGCTCCGGCCATATAGACGATATCGGTGCCGGAACGGCGCGCCAGTTGTTCGCCGCCCAGCCACGCGATCGCCTCGGGCGAGCCGGTTGCGAGGTCCTTGAACTGCACCGCCTCGAAGGGCAACGGCAGGAAGACCCAGCTCTCGCGTCCGCTATTGTCGGTCTCCAAAAAACATTGGGGAGGCGACAGTAGATAGGCGTGGGGGGCCAGTTGCTGAAGTTCGCTGGCGGCGCGGAAAAGGCCGAGCGCGGCCTTGATCGCCTGCGATAGATGAAGCGCGGGCTCGCGCCGCCATTCGGGCGCTAGCAGCGAGAGCGCCGTCCGCACGCCTTCGGCGGCGGGCCAGTTGAGCGTGTAGCCGAGCTCGCTGCGTTCGACAGTGGCCGGGCCGAAAACCGGCGGGCGCGCCAATTTCGTTATGGCATTGACCGCGCCGCCGATCGCCTCATCGTTGCGCAGGCTGGTCCGCAACAGGGCGGTGACGGCGCCGGACGGTGCCACGGACAGCTGTCCGGTGGGGGTCACCCATTGTGCGGGGACGTTTGCGGTCATCGCCCCGTCTCAGGCGGCGCTGTGCCGGTCGAGGATCGAGCGGATTCGAACGATCGCCTGGCCTTGTTGCTGGAGGTTCTTGGAGTGCTGCGCGAGTACCAGCTCGGCAAGGGCGGTGGTGAGATCGCCTTGCGCGGCGGCCGGAAGGCGGTTGAGCGCGGCTTGCGCTTGGGTGACGAGCTCGGCGACGCGGTCATCGCCGTCCTCCTTTCCGGCGGAAGTGTTCGGAAGGGTCATGACGTTGTTTTTTTCGATCATGTCGGCAAGATCGATCCGGCGTTTTTCGACGAGGGCATCCTGTCCGCGTTGCAGCTTGATGTCCTTGACCGCACCGGTTTCGGTGTGCACGACTTGGCCGTTGAAGATGCCGTTGGCATCCAGTGCGAATGTCACCTCGAAATGGTGGGTGCCGACGGGCGCCGGCGAAAGATCGGGGATCACGACCTCGCCGATCTGATAATTGAGACTCGCCTTTGGGTTGTCGCCCTGGAACACCGGAATCCAGATGCTGGTCTGGTTGTCCTCCGCCGTCGTGTAACCCTTCCTGTGGACGCGGGCGGGTATGTACTTGTCCTTTTCGATCAGCGCATCGTATTTGTCGTCTTTGAGGCCGATGCCCAAAGTATGGCTGACGACGTCTTTGATGTCGGTTGGGACCACATTGCCCGGCAGCTCGGCCGTCTCTTCGATGACGAGAGGCTTGTCCTCGTCGAACACCGGACCTTGACTGGGCTTGTAGTCCATAGCCAGACGCGCCGCCCCGATCGAAACGATCTCATCCGGATTGAGATCGGACTTGATCGGCTTCTTGTAGGTCTCGCTCAGCATGTCGCGCACGAAGGGTATCTTGCTCGAGCCGCCGACCAGCACGAAGGCGTCTACATCGTCCCAAGTGACCCCAGCCTTCTTTCCGGCGCTTTCCATCGCGACATCGACTTCGCGACGGGTCTTTTCGAGCAATGGCTGTATGCGGCGCTTGAGCTCTGCCGGACTGATGTAATAGCAGACTCTGTCGATGTCGTCCGCCGGATCGTCGAGTTCGAATGCCTGCTCGGTCATCGAGTTGCACAACGCAATCTTGACGCGCTCCGCTTCCAGCCGGACGCGCCCGCCAAGCTTGTCGTCGCCGCTGAAATTGCGGCTGTACTCGGCCTTCATCTGACCGAGGAACCAGTCGATCAGGATTTGGTCTATGTCGCCGCCGCCGAGATGGGAGTCGCCACCCGTGCCCAGGATGTCGAACTGCCGCCCATTGCGCACTTTGACGACGGAAACGTCAAACGTTCCTCCACCGAAATCGTAGACCACGAAGGTCAAGTCGTCGTCCTCGTCCAGGCCATAGGCCACCGCGGCAGCCGTCGGTTCATTGACCAGCAGACGCGGATTGAGACGCGCCAGACGGGCGGCCTCTTCCGTTGCCTTTTTCTGCGGCTCCTTGAAATAGGCCGGGACGGTGATCACGGCGTCGTGGATGGGCTCGCCGATGAACCGTTCGGCATAACCTTTTAGCTCTTTGAGGATCGCGGCCGAGACGAACTCGGGCTCGAACTCGCGGCCGGCGGCGGACTTCATCCTTTTCGCGCCGGTGGTTTCATCGCGCTCGCCCATCAGGCGCTTGGCTTCGATGATGACGCCGCCCGGATCTCTCTCGAGCTTGCGCCGCGCCGCGTCGCCGACGGAGATCTGACCGTTCTTGGCGATATAGACGACCGACGGCGTGGTCCTCTGGTTCTGCGGGCTCGGTATGACGACCACGTCGTTCTTGGTCGTCGAGAAAACCGAAACGACCGAAAAGGTCGTGCCCAGATCGATGCCGATGACTTTGTGATATTCCGCCACGATCATTCCCCTTTCGTCACATTGTCCAGGTCGCGCAGGGATATCCGGCTGTCCTCTGGCGCCGATGCCGCGGCCGTGCCCTGCGCAAGCGCATTCAATATTTCGAGAATGGCGGGATCGGCGCCCGACGGCGCCCAGAGCCTGCGGCAGCGCGGTGTCGGCAGCATTGCGTCCGGGCCCGCCGTCTCCAAGAGCCATTCCGACACCAGCCCGGCGCGGCTGTGGCGCCGCATCGTCTGCTCGACCGAGCCCGGCTGCACGGTCAGCAAGACATTCTGCGGATGTGCCGCGTCATAGGCCGCTCGACGGCGGTCGTCACCGATGAGTTCGCCGATCTGGTCGAGCTCCCGGATCAGCCTCTCGTCCGGATCGTCGGCGACGCGGCCGCCTTTGGCTTTGAGCCGCTTGTTGGCTTCGCCGCGCCGCTGGTCGATCAGGGCGTTGATTTCTTCGGTCTGCGCCGTCGGAGAGACGCCGAGCTGCGCATACGGATTGTCCTGGCTGATCGCCAGGAACAGATGCGGCCGCGGCC
Above is a window of Rhizomicrobium sp. DNA encoding:
- a CDS encoding tetratricopeptide repeat protein, which produces MIYLAWIAWAAAGVFAVAVFRRGTEEEGATGRRLGTIAVFAIATLVIFFAGATPKGLPVGTLFGWNAPAEENIARLNARKAELERQRAEVEAQLNQERLQAASRLPEPVNGSQAIFVEVSPERQAIVLTALFLLLAIDVTLLLVSIGVISLPGPFRDAGRAAQKLRLGELAQKVWDADYRAALVKAADIRELKLEKSDQLEFFYLRSYAALQVYSYPAEGETADYRQKLLDGVVADLTEVVSAAPKNAMAQYTLGLALGFAGKYDEALECFDKSRQALASLSLPFSHNESVCLLYKAEGLLGRGDVEAAQICFDRVIALGSLRDAVLPVRLNIAMSDLSKAVRRKAAGAALDILSNIARLPGFDEKQSAALEVMRIGLSTRAALVEGNTAAAVAEAEQFAERYMPSGLPPVDYDTAEDVFSPVEDADLAFPRNVYRGILFILALGRAMAEKPGRVSQTAFERMADPLLRGLQLDPRNRDLLAALGGLCYWTQRDMRARARQWIEAAVVMGLVSHHARAILMQDQAVEERRRDLLGVFRSASARFLRDPTLAAETRRALVNELGRFQEFEPLLIDLRARPDYEHEEPTVAALRDRARYLSGLLEDVLRRGEMARFERLANLKEEYSGNLRTLEQTMDAIKTLEHTAIVELSSSLAMI
- a CDS encoding NADP-dependent oxidoreductase, with amino-acid sequence MTATRELHLVRTPKGALEEDGFKLVETVLPEPRDGEVAVENVYLSIDPATRPRLSHGHALNTTVMGFALGRVTQSRHADFREGDIVRSAFGYREHFVADGRYLGKLSPDPALPLTVYLHVLGGTGFVAYGGLLAIAKMQAGETVFVSTAAGAVGSIAVQVARLKGATVIGSTGSDNKANWLKSLGLNGVINYKRRPIAEALREAAPKGIDVYFDNVGGEHLEAALACMNSLGRVAVCGMISTYNDDPIGVRNLSSIIYNRINIRGFVTTDFDDLHPKFLEEMTAWIKAEKVEYRETIMDGIENASAALIALLNGVNTGKMMVKL
- a CDS encoding Hsp70 family protein; this encodes MIVAEYHKVIGIDLGTTFSVVSVFSTTKNDVVVIPSPQNQRTTPSVVYIAKNGQISVGDAARRKLERDPGGVIIEAKRLMGERDETTGAKRMKSAAGREFEPEFVSAAILKELKGYAERFIGEPIHDAVITVPAYFKEPQKKATEEAARLARLNPRLLVNEPTAAAVAYGLDEDDDLTFVVYDFGGGTFDVSVVKVRNGRQFDILGTGGDSHLGGGDIDQILIDWFLGQMKAEYSRNFSGDDKLGGRVRLEAERVKIALCNSMTEQAFELDDPADDIDRVCYYISPAELKRRIQPLLEKTRREVDVAMESAGKKAGVTWDDVDAFVLVGGSSKIPFVRDMLSETYKKPIKSDLNPDEIVSIGAARLAMDYKPSQGPVFDEDKPLVIEETAELPGNVVPTDIKDVVSHTLGIGLKDDKYDALIEKDKYIPARVHRKGYTTAEDNQTSIWIPVFQGDNPKASLNYQIGEVVIPDLSPAPVGTHHFEVTFALDANGIFNGQVVHTETGAVKDIKLQRGQDALVEKRRIDLADMIEKNNVMTLPNTSAGKEDGDDRVAELVTQAQAALNRLPAAAQGDLTTALAELVLAQHSKNLQQQGQAIVRIRSILDRHSAA
- a CDS encoding FAD-dependent monooxygenase — protein: MAPLRSVMIGPMRHGRLFLLGDAAHIVPPTGAKGLNLAVTDSIFLGEALIEFYAGRAAALDGYSRRAPARVWKAERFSWWFTSLTHDFPGTDGFGQRMQRAELAYILESEAARTTLAENYVGLPLTAGLP